The following are encoded in a window of Magnolia sinica isolate HGM2019 chromosome 11, MsV1, whole genome shotgun sequence genomic DNA:
- the LOC131218712 gene encoding uncharacterized protein C6C3.02c-like, with product MPRRSSGGRSAPRAAPRPAPVRNPPQPASRAPPPAPAQGGGGSMLSGIGSTIAQGMAFGTGSAMAHRAVDAVVGPRTIQHETVATEAAGAPAPAMSSVGGSDACNIHSRAFQDCLNSYGSEISKCQFYLDMLQECRRNSGGVLGA from the exons ATGCCTCGCCGTAGCTCtggag GAAGGTCTGCTCCTCGTGCGGCTCCTCGTCCTGCTCCAGTACGCAACCCCCCTCAACCAG CCAGTCGTGCCCCTCCTCCAGCACCTGCCCAGGGTGGCGGTGGATCTATGCTCAGTGGAATTGGTTCCACCATAGCTCAAG GCATGGCGTTTGGCACTGGAAGTGCAATGGCACACAGGGCTGTTGATGCGGTAGTGGGTCCTCGTACCATCCAACACGAGACCGTGGCCACTGAAGCTGCTGGAGCCCCAGCACCTGCCATGAGCAGTGTTGGCGGGTCTGATGCTTGCAACATCCACTCCAGGGCCTTCCAAGAT TGCCTGAACAGCTATGGGAGCGAGATCAGCAAGTGCCAGTTCTATCTCGACATGCTGCAAGAATGCCGCAGGAACTCTGGTGGTGTTCTGGGTGCCTAA